The Geitlerinema sp. PCC 9228 genome includes the window CGGTTTGTGGTGGAGGTGGCGTTTCAATATGCCGATTGCGTGGCTGCCGACTATCAGACATTTGTGGATTTTGTAGGAACGGAGGTATAAGGGGAATTATCCCAAATTCGATCCATTTTAGAACGAACGCGAACAAACTCTAGTTGGATTTCCAAGTTCGCTATCGCTTGAATCTTTACTGAGGACAATACCATGAACCCTGACTCGAAAGGTGTGACCCGCAACCGTGTTCCTGCGATCGCTCTGGCACCTTTTCTACTCATTACCTTTGGTCTGACTTGGGGCATTCTTGCCCTTTATATCCTACTACCAGAAGTAATGGCGGCGATATTTGGTCAAATGAGTGGACATCATCCGCTCTTCATCCTGGCTGTATGGACTCCAGCGATCGCAGCATTTATAGTCATCAGCTACTATGCTGGATTGGTAGGCTTACGGCGTTATCTGTTGCGGATGTTGTTGTGGCGTGCCCCCCTAGCCTGGTACGTTTTTTTAGTTAGCATACCACTATTGTTTTACTGCGGGGCTGCCATCAAGGGCAATCTTTTCACCGATCCATTCCCTTTTACCTCGTTGTCAGCGCTGCTGTCGGCTTTTTTCATTGCTTTCATCACTGGACCAATCGAGGAATTTGGCTGGCGAGGGTTGGCACTGCCACTGCTGCAACGGCGGTTTGCCCCCATTTGGGCTGCACTTATATTAGGGGTCATCTGGGGGGTTTGGCACTTGCCAGCCTTTCTCCTGAGTGGTACGCAGCAAAGTGGCTGGTCGTTTACGCCATTTCTGGTCGGTTCCATTGCCCTTAGCCTGATGGTGACTCCCATGTTTAATGCTTCGCGAGGGAGTATCTTGCTACCATTTCTATTTCACTTTCAGCTTATTAACCCCATCTGGCCCGATGCTCAACCCTACGACATCTTTTTCTTTGTAGCAGCCGCTCTCATAATTGTCTTAGTTAACCGCAAAACCATGTTCCGTAAAGCCGGAGCGGTTACCAAAGTGATTCCCCCAAAAATACAGACGAAGATGGCAGGCAAGCTCACTAAAAAGACTACCCCATGAGATTGAGTACCTAGCAGCGCATCGTCACGTTTTTCTAAAGTCATACCAAATCCGTCCTGGCAAGACCCGATAATAAAACCTGGTTAGAACCCCCTGT containing:
- a CDS encoding type II CAAX endopeptidase family protein, with amino-acid sequence MNPDSKGVTRNRVPAIALAPFLLITFGLTWGILALYILLPEVMAAIFGQMSGHHPLFILAVWTPAIAAFIVISYYAGLVGLRRYLLRMLLWRAPLAWYVFLVSIPLLFYCGAAIKGNLFTDPFPFTSLSALLSAFFIAFITGPIEEFGWRGLALPLLQRRFAPIWAALILGVIWGVWHLPAFLLSGTQQSGWSFTPFLVGSIALSLMVTPMFNASRGSILLPFLFHFQLINPIWPDAQPYDIFFFVAAALIIVLVNRKTMFRKAGAVTKVIPPKIQTKMAGKLTKKTTP